The Desulfocurvus vexinensis DSM 17965 genome includes the window TTCACCGACGCCTACGACAAGGCCTTCCTGCTCGACACCATGATGGGCCCCAACGCCATGCGCATCGCCGAGGAGATGGCCTCCTTCCTGCCCCTGCGCCAGGGGCTGCGCGTGCTGGACCTGGGCTGCGGCATGGGCATCTCGTCCATCCTGCTGGCGCAGAAGTTCGGGGTCCAGGTCTTCGCCGCCGACCTGTGGATCGCCCCCACGGACAACTCCCGGCGCTTCCAGGCCCTGGGCCTGGAAGAGCAGATCGTGCCGCTGGCCGTGGACGCCACCAAGGGCCTGCCCTTTGCCCATGGCTATTTCGACGTGCTCTTTTCCGTGGACGCCTACCAGTACTTCGGCACGAACCAGACCATGCTGCCGGGCCTGCTGGAGTTCGTGAAGCCGGGCGGGCATGTGGCCGTGGCCGTGCCCGGGCTCTCGCGCGAGCTGCCCGGTGGCGAGGTGCCCCCGGAGCTGCGGCCCTTCTGGGTGCCGCAGCTGGACGACGAGTTCCGCACCCTGGCCTGGTGGCGGGCGCTGTGGGAGCAGGCGGACGGGCTGCGCCTGGGCCCCTGCCGCGAGATGGACTGCCTGCGCCAGGCCTGGGCCGACTGGCTGGAGAGCCCCAACCCCCACGCCCGGCAGGACGTGCCCATGATGCAGGCCGAGGGCGGGAAGTATTTCTCGCTGGTCCAGCTGTGCGGGCAGCGGGTGTAGCGCGCGGCGCCGCGCCGTCGGCGCAGGAGAGCAGGATATGGAATTGCGTGTGGATGTGACCCCGTTGCGGGCCCTGGGTTTCGACGCCTGGTTCGAGGCCCGCGCGGGCGAGCTGGGCCTGGAGGGCTGCGGCTTTGCGCGTGTGGTGGCCGTGGACCGCGGGGCATGGCTGATCCGCGACGGGTCGGGGGAAATCCCCGCCGAGCTGTCGGGGCGGCTGGCTTTCCAGACCGAGGGCCCCGCCGATCTGCCCTGCGTCGGGGACTGGGTCACGGTGAGCCTCTACAACGACGGCGCGGCGGCCCTGATCCACCGGGTCTTCCCGCGCAGGACGCTGCTGCGGCGCAAGGCCCCGGGCGGCGCGGGCGTGCAACTGATCGCCGCCAACATCGACGCGGCCTTCATCGTCCAGTCCTGCCATTTCGACTTCAACCCGGCGCGGCTGGACCGCTATCTGGTCATGGCGGCCCAGGGGCAGGTGGAGCCGGTGGTCGTGCTGACCAAGACGGACCTCATCGACCCGCAGGAGCTGGAGCACAAATGCGCGCTGGCAGGCGCCGCCACCCGGGCCCGGGTCATCGCCCTGAGCGCGCACACCGGGGCCGGGTTCGCCGACTTCCAGCAGGCCCTGGCCCCGGGCAGGACCTACTGCCTGCTCGGCTCCTCGGGCGTGGGCAAGACGACCCTCCTCAACCGCCTGCTGGGCCGGGAAACCTTCGGGACCAGCGCCGTCAGCGCCACGGGGGAAGGCACGCACACCACCACCCGCCGCCAGCTCGTCATGCTCGGCCAGGGTGCCATGCTCGTGGACACACCCGGGATGCGCGAGCTGGGCATGGCCGGGGCCGGCGAGGGCGTCGCCACGGGCTTCGACGAGGTCGCCGCCCTTGCGGAGCACTGCCGCTACGCGGACTGCCGCCACGAGAACGAGCCCGGCTGCGCCGTGCGGGCCGCCCTCGCCAGCGGCGCACTGCGCGCGGACCGCTACGCCAGCTACCTGAAGCTCAGGAAAGAGGCGGAGTTCCAGGAATTGAGCGCCCTGGACAAGCGCAGGCGGGACAAGGCCTTTGGCCGCCTCGTCAAGGAGGTGAAGGAGCGCGGGCCCAGGCGGCGGGGCTGAGGCGCGGCTCAGGCCAGCAGGAAATCGGCCCGGGCCTCGAAGGCCGGGGCCAGGCCCAGGGCGGCGTAGTGCGGGCCCAGGGCGCCCCGGTGGCCGAGCACGTCGCTGCGCCAGCGATCCGGGGCCAGCAGGCGCGTGGGCGGCGGGTCCATGGCCCGGGCCCGGGCCCGGACATGGCGCAAAAGCGCCAGGGAGCGCGCCAGCTGCCCCAGGGCCGGGTGCCACGGCCCGGCCAGGATATGGGCGGCCAGGTCCTGCTCCGGGGCCAGGCCGATGCGGATCACCGGCACGCCTGCCCCCCAGCAGGCCAGCAGGGCGTCGGCCAGGGCCGGGACCGTGGCCTCCAGCGTCCAGGGCGCGTACTCGCCCCGGGCCAGGGCGTCGGCCAGGGCCGTGCCGCGCAGCACCACACAGGGATACAGGCGCACGGCCTCGGGCCCGTGCTCCAGGGCCGCGCGCACGTCGGCGTCCAGGTGGCCGGGCGCGTGGCCGGGCAGCCCGGGCAGCAACTGCACGCCCAGGGCCAGCCCGGCCCGGCGCACGGCCTGGCAGGCCGCGTGGGCGGCCTCGGGCCCGTAGCCCCGGCGGGCCGCCGCCAGGGCCGGAGCGTGGAAGGTCTGCACGCCCAGTTCGATCATGTCCAGTTCCTGAGCGGCCAGACGGTCCAGCAGGGCGGGGCTCACGGCGTCGGGCCGGGTGGAGCAGCGCACGCGCGTGACGAGCCCCGAGGCGCGGTAGCGCGCGGCCAGGGCCAGGAAACGCCCGGGCCAGGGCTCGGGCAGGGCGGTGAAGGTGCCGCCGTAGAAGCCCAGCTCCAGGGGCGCGGCGCCCTGGCGCGCGGCAAGCTCCAGGCGGGCTTCCAGGGCGCGCAGGTGTTCGGCCAGGGAGGCCGGGGCCGTGCCCGTGGCGGCGGGCTGGGCGCAGTAGACGCAGCGCCCCGGGCAGCCCTGGAAAGGGAAGAACACCGGGAGGATACGGGCCCGTTGGCGCGGCGGCTCGGGGTGCGGAAAGGCCCGGGCCCCAGGCGGGGCGGGGCTTTTTGCGTTCCCGGGGTGCCGGATTGCGCGAAAAGGCACGTTCATTTTAAATTCCTTGATAAAAACTCAAACCTTAGGTAATAATTCAGAGACAAGGCCCGCCGAGCCCGGCCCGCGCGACGTGCGCGGCGCGGGGTGCCGCCCCCGGGGCGGCGGGTCCTTTGGCGGCGCCACAGGCCCCGGCGCCGCCAAGGGGGCGGGGGTGGCAGAGCCCCTGGCCGCAAGGAGCCGTCAAACCGGGGAAAGCGTTACGGAGGTCCATCATGGGCAAGACGTTAACCAAGGCCGACATCGTTGACAGCATCTACGAGAAGTCCGACCGCAACCGGGCCGAGGTCAAGGCCCAGGTCGAGTCTCTGCTGGAGATCATGAAGCAGTCGGTGAAGAAGGACCACGCGCTGCTCGTCAGCGGGTTCGGCAAGTTCGAGGCCTACGACAAGCGCGCCCGCAAGGGACGCAACCCGCAGACCAACCAGTCCATCACCCTGCCGCCGCGCAAGGTCGTGGTCTTCCGGTTGTCGCGCAAGTTCCGCGCCGAGCTCAATCCGCAATAAGGAAGCTCGACGCGAAGCGCCCTGCGAGTTCGGCATGGGCCCGCGTGGCGCGGGCCATGCCCTGGAACGCGCCCGCCTGCACCCGCCAGTACGTCGCGCCGGAAATCTCGGCCTGCTGCACCCTGCTCTGCCTGTACCCGGCGGCCCGCAACTGCCTGACCAGCCGCTCGGCGTTTTCCTGCACCCGGAAGGACCCCACCTGCACGTAGAAGGTCTCGGCCTCCAGGGCCTGGGCCAGGGTCGGGCCCTGCTGTCCGGCCACCCCCACCACCTCCAGGCGCACCCGCGCCGTGCCGGGGCCGAGCATGTCCAACTGCTCGGCCCCCGCGCGCGAGAGGTCCACGATACGGTCGCCCACGAAGGGCCCGCGGTCGTTGACGCGCAGGGTCACCTCGCGCCCGTTGTCCAGGCGGGTGATGCGCACATAGGTGTTCATGGGCAGGATCTTGTGCGCCGCCGTCATGGCGTGCATGTCGTAAGTTTCGCCGTTGGCGGTTTTCTTGCCGTGGAAGGTCGGGCCGTACCACGAGGCCAGGCCCGTTTCCTGGTAGCCGTCGGCGGAGGACAGGGGATAGTACGTCCGCCCGGCGATGGTGTAGGGCTTGAAGGTGCCCTTGGGCACGGGGCCCGCGCCGCCAGGGGGCACCTGGGCGGGCGCCTGGGGGCGGGCTCCGGTGTCGGGGGCGGTGGGGATGTGGCGCTTGCCGCACCCGGAAAGCAGCAGGGCGGCCAGCACCACGCAGGCCAGCAGGGCCGTATGCCTCATCGCGTCGTCCTCCTGGGTTCTTCCGCTCAGGCAGTACACGAGGGGCGCGCCGCGCGCAACGCTTCTCGCGCGGGGGTCAGCGCACCGTCCCCAGATACCAGGCCAGCACGTCGTCGCCCACGAGGATGGCCAGCATGGCCCCCAGGCACAGGAAGGGCCCGTAGGGGATGGGCGTCTGCATGGGGTTGCCCTGGGCGTCGCGGCGCCCCTGGCGCAGGAGCATGGGCAGGTTGAAGGCGATGAGCGAGACGCCGCTGGCCAGGATCACGAAGGGCAGGTGGCGCAGGCCCGTGAGCGGCCCGAGCAGCAGCATGAGCCAGATGTCGCCCTCGCCCAGGCCCTCGATGCCGCGCAGCCTGCGGTAGGCCCAGCGCACCAGCCAGAACGTGCCCGCGCCCACGCCCGCCGCCAGCAGGGCGTCCACCAGGGGGATGCCCAGAAACAGCGGCGCGCAGACCATGGCCAGCACCGCGCCGATGATCATCGGCCACAGGGGCAGCATGAAGCTGGCCAGGTCGATGAAGGCCAGCACGATGAGCAACCCGGAGAAGGCCAGGTACACGGCGAAGGTCATGCCCGGGCCGAACTTCACGGCCAGGGCCAGGGCCACGGCGCCCGACAGGGCCTCCACCAGCGGGTAGCGCGCGGAAATGGGCTTGCGGCAGTTGCGGCAGCGCCCACGCAGCATGAGCCACGACACGAGCGGAATGTTCTCCCACCAGGACAGGAAATGCCCGCATTTCGGGCACTTGGAGCGCGGCGGGTTGGCGATGGATTCGCCCGTGAGCCCCCGGTGGATGCACACGTTGTAGAAGCTGCCGAGCACCAGGCCGAGCACCGTGGCCAGGATGCGGAAGACTGTGGTCTCGTCCATGCGCGCCGCCTTGCGGTTGAATGCGCCCGGGTTTTCGGGCATGGTCTTTTCCGCTTCGCCAATCCGAGTGGGTACTGGATTTCCGGCCCGGCCACAAGCCGGGCCCCCGGCCCGCAGCCCAGGAGAACAACCCATGCAGTGCGCGCCCAGGTTCATCCCCCGGCTCTCCCAGGAGCAGCTCCACGACATCCAGCTCGCGGGCCTCAAATGGACCGTGGAGCACGCCTACGCCAACAGCCCGGCCTACCGCGCCAAGTTCGAGGCCGCAGGCCTGGCCCCGGGGGATGTGCGCTTCCTGGACGACCTGGCCCGGCTGCCCTTCACCGACGTGGACGACCTGCGCGAGGGCTACCCCATGCCCCTGCGCTGCGTGCCCGAGGAGCGCCTGGTGCGCATCCACGCCTCCAGCGGCACAACGGGCAAGCGCAAGGTCATGGTCTACACCCAGGGCGACGTGGACACCTGGAAGACGATGATGGCCCGCTGCTTCGAGCTGGCGGAGCTGACCCCGCGCGACCGGGTGCAGATCGCCGTGGGCTACGGGCTGTGGACCGCCGGAGCGGGCTTCCAGCTCGGTTGCGAGCATTTCGGGGCCACGGCCCTGCCCGTGGGCCCGGGCAACCTGGAAATCCAGATGCAGCTGATCACCGACCTGGGCGCCACCTGCCTGTGCTCCACGGCCTCCATGGCCCTGCTGCTGGGCGAGGAGGTCGAAAAACACGGCCTGCGCGAGCAGATCGCGCTGAAAAAATGCATCTTCGGCGCCGAGGCGCACACGCCCAAGATGCGTGCGCGCTTCGAGGCCCTGCTGGGGCTGGAGCACAGCTTCGACATCTCGGGCATGACCGAGCTGTACGGCCCGGGCGCGGGGCTGGAATGCACGGCCCACGCGGGCATCCATTACTGGGCCGACATGTACATCCTGGAGATCCTCGACCCGGCGACCCTGCAACCCGTGGCCCCGGGGCAGACCGGGGAGATGGTCGTGACCACCCTGCGCAAGGAGGGCGCGCCGCTCATCCGCTACCGCACCCACGACCTGACGCGGCTTTTGCCCGGGGAGTGCGCCTGCGGGGTGGCCATGCCGCGCCACGACAGGATCCTGGGCCGCTCCGACGACATGATCATCTTCCGGGGCGTGAACATCTACCCCGGGCAGATCGCCGCCGTGCTGGAGAAGTTCCCCGAGGCGGGCAGCGAATACCAGATCGTGCTGACGCGCACGGGCGGGCGCGACTCCATGCGCATCAAGGTCGAGCGCGCCCGGGACGCCCAGGCCGGGGACGACGCGGGCGCGGCCAAGGCCGTTGCCGAGGCCCTGCACCACCAGCTTATGGCCCGCGCCAGCGTGGAGATCGTGGATTTTGGCTCCCTGCCGCGCTCCTTCGCCAAGACCAAGCGCGTCATCGACGAGCGCGACCAGGCCTAGCCGGGCCGCCCCGCAGGGCGCGCCGCCGCGCTGCCCGGGACATCCAAGCCCCTGCGTCTGCCCCGGGACGCGGGGGCCTGGTTTTTTCGCGCCGCCCGGGGCCACCGGACGGGGCTTCCGTCAACCGCTGGCCGCGCGGGGCGCAAAAATCCAGGGGCCTGCGGCAGGCAAGGCGCGGCCCAAGGATTTCCGCGCCTGCCGCCGGGCTTGCGAGGCGGGCTTCCGGATGGTGCGGGCCTGCGGGCGGGGGTGGCCTTCGCGGCCAGGCGGGGGTATGCTCCGGGCAGCAGGCGAGCCAGCCGCCAGGCTGGCGAGGAGGAGTCATGCCAGACGTCATCGCCGTGGCCGCCGCAGGCCCGGACCCCGGCAGCCCGGTGGAGCCGGTCATCGGCCGGGCGGACTATTTTCTGTTCTTCGACGCGCGCGGAGCCTTCGTGCGCGCCCAGGCCAACCCGCACCGCGACCTGAGCCAGGGCAGCGGCACCCTCGTGGCGCGGATGCTCATCGAGGCCGGGGCACGGGCCGTGCTGGGGGGCAACGTGGGGCCCAAGGCGGCCCTGGCCCTGCGCGGGGCGGGGGTCAGCGTGAGCTGCCCGCACCAGGGCCCGGCCGGCGAGGCCGTGGCCCGTTTCCTGGCCGTGGAGCGTGACCTGCCCGGCGCCTGACGGGGGCTTGCGGGCATCCCCCGCCCCCGATGGAAAAGGGCGCACCCGGGCAGCAGCGCTGCTGCCCGGATGCGCCTTTCTTCCCGGCCGGAGCTCTGCCGGATTTTTGGCTGCGGCTTCGCCGCCTCTGCCCTACTTCCTGGCCGCCAGTTCCGTCGCGGCCTTGTCCACCGAGGCCTTGAACTCCTCGCGGGCGGCGCGCAGCCGGGCTTCCAGGTCCTTGTCCGTCAGGGCCAGGATCTGGGCGGCGAGCCAGGCGGCGTTGCGCGCCCCGGCCTTGTCCAGGGCCACGGTGCCCACGGGGAAGCCGGGGGGCATCATGACGGTGGCCAGCAGGGCGTCCATGCCGCCCAGGGCCGAGGCCGTCACGGGGATTCCCAGCACGGGGCGCACGGTCTTGGCGGCCACGGCGCCTGCCAGGTGGGCGGCCATGCCTGCCGCGCAGATGAAGACCTGGCAGCCCTTGGCCTCCAGGTCGGCCACCAGGGCGGCGGTGCGTTCGGGGGTGCGGTGGGCGCTGGTGACGGTGAACAGGTAGTCGATGCCCAGGCTGTCCAGCACGTCGGCGCAGGGCCGGACCATGGGTTCATCGGAAATGCTGCCCATGAAGATGGCGACGCGACTCATGTTTTGCTCCTCGCACGTTAGGATTTTTCGTTGCCACGCCTGCGCAGTGCGCAGGCCATTCACCCCCGCAAACTCTCCTTCCAAGCTCTCCCCCCAAAGAAAAAGGTCTTTTTGGGAAGAGGGGAGGGGGGTCCGGGGGAGGGGAGGAACCCTTTTTCTTGAGGAGAAAAAGGGTTCCTCCCCTCCCCCGTCCACCCGCCGCCCGCGCCCGGCTTCGCCCGGCTTCGCCTACCTGCGCCCCAGCCCCTTGCTGCCGATGTCGCGGCGGTAGTGGCAGGGGTCGAAGTGGATCAGTTCCACGCCCTTGTAGGCCGCGTCGCGGGCCTGGGCCAGGGTGTCGCCCAGGGCGGTGACGCCCAGCACGCGCCCGCCGGAGCACAGGGTGCGCCCGTCCTGGGCGCGGGTGCCGGCCTGGAAGACGGTGACGCCGGTTTCGGCCTCGGCGCGGTCGATGCCGGTGATCTCCATGCCCTTGGGGTAGCTTTTGGGGTAGCCCCCGGCGGCCATGACCACGCACAGGGCGCTTTGGGGCTTCCAGCGTACGGGGGTCTGGGCCAGGGTGCCCCGGGTGCAGGCGAGCATGATCTCCAGCAGGTCGCCGTCCAGGCGCATGAGCAGGGGCTGGCATTCGGGGTCGCCGAAGCGCACGTTGTATTCGAGCACGCGCGGCCCGGCGGGGGTGAACATGAGCCCGGCGTAGAGGATGCCCACGAAGGGGTGGCCCGAGGCGGCCATGTAGTCGAGGATGGGCCGGATGACCAGGTCGCCCATGGCGGCGCAGTCGGCCTCGGGCAGCACGGGGGCGGGGCTGTAGGCGCCCATGCCGCCGGTGTTGGGGCCCAGGTCGCCGTCCAGGGCGGCCTTGTGGTCCTGCGAGGAGGGCATGAGGGCGAAGGAGGTGCCGTCGCAGAAGGCCAGGAAGGAGGCCTCCTCGCCCACGAGGGCGTCCTCGATGACCACGCGCTCGCCTGCGGCGCCGAAGACATCGCGGAGCATCATCTCGTCGAGGGTTTCCAGGGCCTCTTCGCGGGTTTTGCAGACCACGACGCCCTTGCCGGCGGCCAGGCCGTCGGCCTTGATGACGCAGGGCATGGGCCGTTCGAGGACGTGGGCCCGGGCCTGGAGGTGGTCGTCGAAGACCATGAAGTCGGCGGTGGGCACGCCTGCGGCGCGCATGACGGTCTTGGCGAAGGCCTTGGAGCCTTCGAGCTGGGCGGCGAAGGCGTCGGGCCCGAAGCAGGGGATGCCCTCCTGGGCCAGGGCGTCGGCCAGGCCCAGGACCAGGGGCAGTTCGGGCCCGGCGACCACGAGGTCGATCTTCTTGCGCAGGGTGAAGGCCACCAGGGCGGGCAGGTCGGCGTCGGCGATGTCCACGTTTTCGGCCACGCGGGCGGTGCCGCCGTTGCCCGGGGCGACGAACAGCCGTGTGATGTGCGGGCTCTGGGCCAGCTTCCAGGCCAGGGCGTGCTCCCGGCCTCCGGAACCAACGATGAGAATCCTCACGGTGTCCTCCTGAATCCGGCCCGGGGCCGGGGGTGCTGCGTCGGGTTGCGCGGTCCGGAAGCCCCGCGCGCACGGGGGGACCAATGCCGCGCAACCTATCCCATCCGCGCGCGGTTGGCAAACCCCGGGGCCCGGGGGGCCTTGCGCCCCGGCGGACAATGGCTATGGTGGGCTGGCCGCGAGCCGCAACACGAAAGCCAAGGAGAGAGCATGACCGAGCCCGCCCCCGCGCTGACCCAGGCCCATCTGGCCGAGGTCCGGTTCACCGTGCGCTGGACCAGCGCCGAGGCCGCCCACGAAGAACATTTCCTGGCGCGCAAGGTGGCGCCGTGGCGCGACATCCTGCCCCCGGAGCTGGCCCAGGCCCTGCGCGGGGCGGAGCCGGGCGCGGCGTGGCGCGGGGTTTTCGCCCCGGGCAAGCTGGTGCCGGGGCTGCGCCCGCGCAAGGTCGCGGCCATTCCGCGTGACGGGTTCAAGAAATTCCGGCTGCGCGGGCACCTGGTGGAGCCGCGCGCGGGGCGGTTCTACCCGTATGCGCTGCTGGCGGCACACCCGGGCATCCGCAGCGCCGACGTGCGCCCGTCCTTCCGGGTGCTGGGGGTGGAGGGCTCGGCCATGACCGTGGACTTCAACCACCCCCTGGCCGGGGCGGAGCTGGAGGTCGCGGCGCAGGTGGAGCGGGTCTTCCTGCGCCGGGGGGCGGTGCGCGGGCGGCTGCCCGACTGGGTGGAGGACATCTGCCAGGACGGGCCGGGGATGCAGGCCCGGGCCGGGGGACTGCGCACGGATTTCGCGCCCCCTTACGCCATGGAGCGCGTGGACGCGGGCGCCGACGCGGCCTTCTACGCCGTGGCCCGCCCGGTGGCGCACATCGACGCCACGGCGCGCGGGCATCTGGAGGGCGCCCACGCGGGGCTGGCCGCGCCGGGCTGCCGCGTGCTGGACCTCATGGCCGGGGCCATGACCCACCTGCCGCCGGGGCTGGAGGCGCAGGTCACGGGGTTG containing:
- the rsgA gene encoding ribosome small subunit-dependent GTPase A, which encodes MELRVDVTPLRALGFDAWFEARAGELGLEGCGFARVVAVDRGAWLIRDGSGEIPAELSGRLAFQTEGPADLPCVGDWVTVSLYNDGAAALIHRVFPRRTLLRRKAPGGAGVQLIAANIDAAFIVQSCHFDFNPARLDRYLVMAAQGQVEPVVVLTKTDLIDPQELEHKCALAGAATRARVIALSAHTGAGFADFQQALAPGRTYCLLGSSGVGKTTLLNRLLGRETFGTSAVSATGEGTHTTTRRQLVMLGQGAMLVDTPGMRELGMAGAGEGVATGFDEVAALAEHCRYADCRHENEPGCAVRAALASGALRADRYASYLKLRKEAEFQELSALDKRRRDKAFGRLVKEVKERGPRRRG
- a CDS encoding prepilin peptidase, which produces MPENPGAFNRKAARMDETTVFRILATVLGLVLGSFYNVCIHRGLTGESIANPPRSKCPKCGHFLSWWENIPLVSWLMLRGRCRNCRKPISARYPLVEALSGAVALALAVKFGPGMTFAVYLAFSGLLIVLAFIDLASFMLPLWPMIIGAVLAMVCAPLFLGIPLVDALLAAGVGAGTFWLVRWAYRRLRGIEGLGEGDIWLMLLLGPLTGLRHLPFVILASGVSLIAFNLPMLLRQGRRDAQGNPMQTPIPYGPFLCLGAMLAILVGDDVLAWYLGTVR
- a CDS encoding SAM-dependent methyltransferase, with amino-acid sequence MPIPTPFTDAYDKAFLLDTMMGPNAMRIAEEMASFLPLRQGLRVLDLGCGMGISSILLAQKFGVQVFAADLWIAPTDNSRRFQALGLEEQIVPLAVDATKGLPFAHGYFDVLFSVDAYQYFGTNQTMLPGLLEFVKPGGHVAVAVPGLSRELPGGEVPPELRPFWVPQLDDEFRTLAWWRALWEQADGLRLGPCREMDCLRQAWADWLESPNPHARQDVPMMQAEGGKYFSLVQLCGQRV
- a CDS encoding phenylacetate--CoA ligase; protein product: MQCAPRFIPRLSQEQLHDIQLAGLKWTVEHAYANSPAYRAKFEAAGLAPGDVRFLDDLARLPFTDVDDLREGYPMPLRCVPEERLVRIHASSGTTGKRKVMVYTQGDVDTWKTMMARCFELAELTPRDRVQIAVGYGLWTAGAGFQLGCEHFGATALPVGPGNLEIQMQLITDLGATCLCSTASMALLLGEEVEKHGLREQIALKKCIFGAEAHTPKMRARFEALLGLEHSFDISGMTELYGPGAGLECTAHAGIHYWADMYILEILDPATLQPVAPGQTGEMVVTTLRKEGAPLIRYRTHDLTRLLPGECACGVAMPRHDRILGRSDDMIIFRGVNIYPGQIAAVLEKFPEAGSEYQIVLTRTGGRDSMRIKVERARDAQAGDDAGAAKAVAEALHHQLMARASVEIVDFGSLPRSFAKTKRVIDERDQA
- the purE gene encoding 5-(carboxyamino)imidazole ribonucleotide mutase, which encodes MSRVAIFMGSISDEPMVRPCADVLDSLGIDYLFTVTSAHRTPERTAALVADLEAKGCQVFICAAGMAAHLAGAVAAKTVRPVLGIPVTASALGGMDALLATVMMPPGFPVGTVALDKAGARNAAWLAAQILALTDKDLEARLRAAREEFKASVDKAATELAARK
- a CDS encoding NifB/NifX family molybdenum-iron cluster-binding protein, which produces MPDVIAVAAAGPDPGSPVEPVIGRADYFLFFDARGAFVRAQANPHRDLSQGSGTLVARMLIEAGARAVLGGNVGPKAALALRGAGVSVSCPHQGPAGEAVARFLAVERDLPGA
- a CDS encoding septal ring lytic transglycosylase RlpA family protein, translating into MRHTALLACVVLAALLLSGCGKRHIPTAPDTGARPQAPAQVPPGGAGPVPKGTFKPYTIAGRTYYPLSSADGYQETGLASWYGPTFHGKKTANGETYDMHAMTAAHKILPMNTYVRITRLDNGREVTLRVNDRGPFVGDRIVDLSRAGAEQLDMLGPGTARVRLEVVGVAGQQGPTLAQALEAETFYVQVGSFRVQENAERLVRQLRAAGYRQSRVQQAEISGATYWRVQAGAFQGMARATRAHAELAGRFASSFLIAD
- a CDS encoding methyltransferase domain-containing protein, producing the protein MTEPAPALTQAHLAEVRFTVRWTSAEAAHEEHFLARKVAPWRDILPPELAQALRGAEPGAAWRGVFAPGKLVPGLRPRKVAAIPRDGFKKFRLRGHLVEPRAGRFYPYALLAAHPGIRSADVRPSFRVLGVEGSAMTVDFNHPLAGAELEVAAQVERVFLRRGAVRGRLPDWVEDICQDGPGMQARAGGLRTDFAPPYAMERVDAGADAAFYAVARPVAHIDATARGHLEGAHAGLAAPGCRVLDLMAGAMTHLPPGLEAQVTGLGLGRADLEANARLARRVEHDLNAAPRLPLEAGSFDLVLCSLSFEYLTAPGAVLAEALRVLRPGGALAVSFSNRWFPEKVTALWAELHDFERMGLVLDHMLAAGFTGCRTASWRNWPRPEDDPHIAQVLESDPLFVVTGVRP
- the purD gene encoding phosphoribosylamine--glycine ligase — its product is MRILIVGSGGREHALAWKLAQSPHITRLFVAPGNGGTARVAENVDIADADLPALVAFTLRKKIDLVVAGPELPLVLGLADALAQEGIPCFGPDAFAAQLEGSKAFAKTVMRAAGVPTADFMVFDDHLQARAHVLERPMPCVIKADGLAAGKGVVVCKTREEALETLDEMMLRDVFGAAGERVVIEDALVGEEASFLAFCDGTSFALMPSSQDHKAALDGDLGPNTGGMGAYSPAPVLPEADCAAMGDLVIRPILDYMAASGHPFVGILYAGLMFTPAGPRVLEYNVRFGDPECQPLLMRLDGDLLEIMLACTRGTLAQTPVRWKPQSALCVVMAAGGYPKSYPKGMEITGIDRAEAETGVTVFQAGTRAQDGRTLCSGGRVLGVTALGDTLAQARDAAYKGVELIHFDPCHYRRDIGSKGLGRR
- a CDS encoding elongator complex protein 3, with protein sequence MFFPFQGCPGRCVYCAQPAATGTAPASLAEHLRALEARLELAARQGAAPLELGFYGGTFTALPEPWPGRFLALAARYRASGLVTRVRCSTRPDAVSPALLDRLAAQELDMIELGVQTFHAPALAAARRGYGPEAAHAACQAVRRAGLALGVQLLPGLPGHAPGHLDADVRAALEHGPEAVRLYPCVVLRGTALADALARGEYAPWTLEATVPALADALLACWGAGVPVIRIGLAPEQDLAAHILAGPWHPALGQLARSLALLRHVRARARAMDPPPTRLLAPDRWRSDVLGHRGALGPHYAALGLAPAFEARADFLLA
- a CDS encoding integration host factor subunit alpha yields the protein MGKTLTKADIVDSIYEKSDRNRAEVKAQVESLLEIMKQSVKKDHALLVSGFGKFEAYDKRARKGRNPQTNQSITLPPRKVVVFRLSRKFRAELNPQ